The Oncorhynchus masou masou isolate Uvic2021 chromosome 6, UVic_Omas_1.1, whole genome shotgun sequence genome has a window encoding:
- the LOC135541027 gene encoding calcium/calmodulin-dependent protein kinase type 1D-like, with product MFFMCGACSDDNMGRKEITCSWKKVTNNIRDVFEFKQALGSGSFSEVYLVQEKKTGTLYALKCLKKKHLSCSNLENEITVLKKIRHDNVIGLEDFYETQTHYYLVMQLVSGGELFDRIIDRGVYTEKDASQLVRQVLQAVNYLHENSIVHRDLKPENLLYFDSDENSKIMISDFGLSKMSDHGVMSTACGTPGYVAPEVLAQKPYSKAVDCWSIGVITYILLCGYPPFFEDNETRLFAKIMRADYAFHSPFWDDISESAKDFIRNMMQKHPNKRFTTEQALRHPWVIGKTARDQDIYKSVSMQIQRNFAKSKWRQAFNATAAIKHIKKLQLAHADPDAPLPPIPAIAINPCNSQNPLRGVNNITIEDVDSTSNLPIPVCHMTPPEAQYRGLRASHSEPMHAPVVMETYNAENCSSFTAAKSCDAMDRATNRNGQTMQTGVCSVM from the exons ggGTTCGTTCTCCGAGGTGTATTTGGTGCAAGAGAAGAAGACAGGAACCCTGTACGCCCTGAAGTGTCTGAAGAAAAAACACCTCAGCTGTAGCAACCTAGAGAACGAGATCACTGTGCTGAAGAA GATAAGACATGACAATGTGATTGGACTGGAAGATTTCTATGAGACTCAGACACACTATTACCTCGTCATGCAGCT GGTGTCTGGTGGAGAGCTGTTTGACCGTATCATAGATCGGGGGGTGTACACAGAGAAGGACGCCAGCCAGCTGGTCCGCCAAGTACTGCAAGCAGTCAACTACCTTCATGAGAACAGCATAGTGCACAGGGACCTCAAg CCAGAGAACCTGCTATACTTCGACTCAGACGAGAACTCCAAGATCATGATCAGTGACTTCGGCCTGTCCAAGATGTCCGACCACGGAGTGATGTCCACAGCCTGCGGCACGCCAGGATATGttg CCCCTGAAGTTCTGGCTCAGAAACCGTACAGCAAGGCTGTGGACTGCTGGTCCATAGGAGTCATCACATATATCCT GCTGTGTGGCTACCCTCCCTTTTTTGAGGACAACGAGACACGTCTGTTCGCTAAGATCATGAGGGCCGACTACGCTTTCCACTCGCCTTTTTGGGATGACATCTCTGAGTCAG CGAAAGACTTCATCCGGAACATGATGCAGAAGCACCCTAACAAACGGTTCACCACAGAACAGGCCCTCAGACACCCctg GGTCATTGGAAAGACAGCGAGGGATCAGGACATCTATAAATCAGTCAGCATGCAGATCCAGAGGAACTTTGCCAAgtccaaatggagg cAAGCCTTCAACGCAACAGCAGCCATCAAACACATAAAGAAGCTGCAGTTGGCCCACGCCGACCCCgacgcccctctccctcccatccctgccATAGCCATCAACCCCTGCAACTCCCAGAATCCCCTGCGGGGTGTCAACAACATCACCATAGAGGATGTTGACTCCACCAGCAACCTCCCGATCCCAGTGTGTCACATGACCCCTCCAGAAGCACAGTACCGGGGCCTGAGAGCCAGTCACAGCGAGCCCATGCACGCGCCGGTCGTCATGGAGACATATAACGCAGAGAATTGCTCCTCATTCACAGCAGCTAAGAG CTGTGACGCCATGGACAGGGCGACCAATAGGAATGGCCAGACGATGCAAACTGGGGTGTGTTCTGTcatgtga